The DNA sequence ACCCCGCCAAAGGGCAGGTCTTCCTGCGCCACATGGAAGATCACGTCATTCACCGTCACCCCGCCCGATGTGGTATTGTTCAGCACGAATTCCTTCTCCGAAGCATCCTCGCCGAAATAGTAGAGCCCCAGCGGACGGTCATGCGCGTTGATATAATTCACCGCATCGCGTGTCTCGCCATAGGACTTGATCGGCAGGATCGGGCCGAAAATCTCGTCCTGCATCACTTTCAGATCGTCGTCCGGATTGACGATGATGTGCGGCGGGATCTTGCGGTGCGGCTGTTGCGAGAAATTCTCCCCAGCCGGATTGATCTCCACGACTTCCGCACCCTTGTCCCGGGCTTCCTCGATATAGGACATGATCCGGTCATAATGGCGCTGGTTCACGACAGACGTGTAGTCGTCATTGTCCTTCATGCCGGTCGGGAACATCGTCTCCACGGCCTTGGTCGCCGCCCCGACAAATTCCTGAGTCTTCTCCTGAGGCACGAAGGCATAGTCCGGCGCCAGGCAGATCTGCCCGGCATTCAGCGTCTTGCCCGCCATGATCCGGCTGGCAGCCTTCTGCATGTCGGCTGACCGGCCGAGCACGACTGGGCTCTTTCCGCCGAGTTCCAGTGTCAGCGGCACGAGATTGTCCGCTGCCGCGCGCATCACATGATGCGCAATCGACGTCGCGCCGGTGAAGATCATGTGATCGAAGGCCAGTTTGGAGAACTCCGCCCCCACATCCGGCCCGCCGGTCACCACAGCCACTTCCTCTTCATCATAGTACTGAGCGAGCAGCGACTTCATCAGTTCCGAGGTTGCCTCGGTAAACTCCGATGGCTTGATCATGGCGCGATTGCCGGCAGCAAACACGCCGGCAAGGGGCGCGAAGGTCAGGTTGACCGGAAAGTTCCACGGGCTGATCACGCCCACCACGCCCTTGGGCTGGTACTGGATCTGCGCCCGCGACCCCAGCAAGCCGAGCGGGAACTCAACCTTGCGCTTCTCCGGGCGCATCCATTTGGCGACATGCTTCTTGGAAAACTTCAGCGCGCCGATGGACCCGGCAATGTCGGTCAGGTTCGACTGATCGACCGAACGATGCCCGAAATCCTCCCGCATTGCCTCGGCCAGCGCATCGCCATGCGTGACCAAGAGATCGATCGACTTGTCGATCCACTCGATCCGTTTGGCGGCTGACGGGATCCCGTCCCGAATGTGCGCGGCTTTCTGGCGGCTCAAAATCGAACTCATGCCGGTTCCGGCAACACTATCTAGGGCCATGTGACTGTTCCTCCGGGTCGTTTCCTCATGCCGAATGTAACGCGCAATGAGCGCTGAACAAAATAAAAAACATTTCCGTTGGGTCAGGCGTTCACGCCGGTCGAGCAAGGCCATAAGGTGCGACAAAACATATCTCGGGAGCGGAATGCATGGCCTACACAAAGATATCCTACGAGTTGAAGGGCGATATCGCGATCATCGCCTTCAATGACCCGTCCACGCTGAATGCCTGCGGGGTCGATACCGCACAGGAGCTTCTGCACGCGTTTGAAGTTGCCGCGGACGAGGCCCGTTGCACCATCCTGACCGGTGAGGGCCGGGGGTTTTGTTCCGGGGCGAATCTCGGCCCGGGCCAATTGAATGTGAAACTCAGCCATGAAGGCTCCAAGCCGGATGCCGGCCGCGCCCTCACCACACACTACAATCCGCTCATGCAGGCGATCCGGGAACATCCGCATCCCGTGATCACCGCCGTCAACGGCCCGGCTGCCGGCGTCGGATGTTCGCTTGCCCTTGTTGGCGACATTATTGTTTGTGCAAAGAGTGCATATTTCCTTCAGGCATTCCGCCGCATCGGCCTCGTTCCCGATGGTGGCTCAACCTGGTTGCTCGCCCGCACCATCGGCCGTCCGCGCGCCATGGAGATGGCACTGTTCGGCGAGAAAGTGCCCGCCGAAAAGGCGCTGGAATGGGGCATGGTCAACCGCGTGGTGGAAGATGATGCGCTGATGTCCACCGCGATGGAAATGGCGGAAACGCTGGCCACCGGGCCGACTGTGGCCCTGTCCCTGGCCCGCGATCTCATGTGGAAAGCCTGCGAATCCGATTTCGATGAAGCGATCTATGACGAGCGCATCGCCCAGCGCACTGCGGGGCGTACGGATGATTTCAAGGAAGGCGTCAGTGCCTTCCTGCAAAAGCGCAAGGCGGACTTCAAGGGGAAATAGAAAAATTCCCACCAGAGGGCGTTTTTCATTCTCTTAACAATTGAGAAACGGCTTTGTCATATCTCTGTCCTAACGGATGGGGACAATTCAATGACGCAGGAATACCGATTGATTCATTTCAATTGTGCCCGTCCGACGGGTGCATTCAACATGGAAAATGAATTCGTTCGTGTATTCATGGCCATTCTGCCCCGCATTTTCAGCGACGCCGACTCCTATGAAGGCCTTCATTGGCATACCCATGGCGTCCGCCGCCCATGCGGCGCCTGGTACGGAATGGAAGCTGCCTTCCCGTATCCGGCCGACATATCCGCCCCGGATGTCTGCACCATGGCCGGCTGGAAATCGGTCGAGGCGTTGCGCGACTTCACCTATAATGGCCGCACCCACCCGCCCGGCATGCGGCGCCTGTCGAGCCAGCTCGACCGCAGTGCAGGAGCGGGCTTTGTTCTCTGGTGGGCCAAGCGGGGCGAACGGTTCACCCTGCAGGATGGCTGGGACCGCCTTCAATCGCTGCGGCAGAACGGCCCGACCGACCATGCCTTCTCGCTCGACAATCTGATCGCAAAGCCGGTGGCTGCCTGATGCAGACCCGCCGCGTTCTTCTGGGCGCACTCGCCGCCAGCCTGCTGGCCGCCTGCGCCTCGTCGCCAGCGCCAGACGCCCAGACCATCTACCTCGTCCGCCATGCCGAAAAGGCGTCCGGAGACGACCCCCAACTCACGCTGGTCGGCCGCGCCCGCGCGGAAATCCTGGCCGCCGAACTCGCCGATGCAGACCTTGCGGCCATCTATTCCACGAATACGCGCCGCACGATGGAAACCGCCGCCCCAACGGCGCGGGCCACCGGCCTGACCGTGCTGCCCTATGACGGCAACAATCTTGAAACCTTCGCCAACATGTTGCGCGCCACGCCCGGCAACATCCTCGTGGTCGGCCACTCGAACACGACCCCCGCGCTTGTGAAAGCGCTTGGCGGCAAGCCCGGCACGCCGATCGTTGAAGCGACCGAATATGACCGGCTCTACGTGCTGACCGCCAATGGCCGCCGTTACCGCACGGAGCTGCGCCGCTACGGCAATTGACCGGTCAGGCCGCCGGCAGGCCCAGCCGGTAGACCCCCTTGAACGTGTCCGGATCGTCGACCGGCTTGCCCTTGCGATAGATCAGAACAATGCCCGCCTTGTGCAGGCGCACGGCTTCAGCGCGGACATCCTTCAGCACACGCTGGAAGTTCTTTTCGCTGACGGCCTTCGCCGCAATCTCCGGCGCAACCGTCTTGCCGGCGCCACAGGCCGCTGTCACGTCCAGAATCGCTTCACGGACCGGGTTGGAATGCTCGTCACTCACCAGTCCACCGCCGCATAGACAAGCTGTTGAAGCTGCGGCCGGATCGGATAAGTGCCCGACGGGATCATCTGCGTGGCCTGAATGGCGATCATTTCCTCCACCGGATCGATCCAGAAAAAGGTGGATGCCAGGCCACCCCAGCTGAAATTGCCCTGGCTGGAGGGCTGCATGCTCGCCACCGGGTCGACCAGGACCGATCCGCCCAGACCGAACCCGTTGCCCTCCATCCGTGCTTCGGAAAACGTCTTGTCGCCCATCGCCTTGATGGTCTGGCCATCGGGCAGATGGTTCTGGCGCATGAACTCCCAGGTCTTGGGGCTGATGATGCGTTCGCCATCCAGCGTACCGCCGCGCATCAGCATCAGGCAGAATCGGTGATAGTCCCGCACGGTCGAGGCCAGGCCGCCGCCGGCATTGAGCAGTTTCGGGCGCTGGCTGTAGAGCTTCGACTCCTTGCCGGCCGCATCCGACAGGGTGATCTCTCCGGTGATCGGATGCTTGTTGTAACAGGCCATCAACCGGTCAATCTTGTCTTCCGGCACCCAGAAGTCGGTATCATTCATGCCGAGCGGCCCAAAAATCCGCTCCCGGAAGAAGTCGTCGAGCGGCTGACCGGAGACGATCTCGACAATCGCCCCCAGCACATCGATGGAATGGCCATAGCCCCAACGCGTGCCGGGCGAGAAGGCGAGCGGCAATCCGGCGATGCGTTTGCTCATCTCCAGAAGGGTCTCGGTCGGCGCGCCGATCTTTTCCTTGCGATAGATCGCGTCCGGCTCGTCCTGCATCAGGAAGCCATAGGTGATGCCGGATGTGTGCGTGAACAGGTCCAGCAAGGTCATCGCCCGGTCCGGTGCGCGCGTCGTGTAGTCTTCGCGATTGCCGCTTTCGAACACCTGCACATCCGCAAATTCCGGAATGTAGCGCGCCACCTCATGATCCAGCCGCAGCTTGCCTTCCTCGAACAGCATCATCGCCGCCAGGGACGTGACCGGCTTGGTCATGGAATAGATGCGGAAAATCGTGTGCGGACCAATAGGCTCGCCTTCGCCGATATGCGTGGTGCCGGAATAATCCTCCAGCGCCACTTCGCCGCCGCGCGAAACCAATGTCGCCATACAGGGCAGCTTCCCGGTATCGAGATAGTTGCGCTGGAAATAGGCCGGGATGGCCTCCAGCCGCTCGGCGTTCAGGCCGACCTCATGCGGGTCTGTCAGATCGTGTTCGAACATGGGCTACAGTCTCCCTGCCTTCGCCGCCTTGGCCAGTTCCCGCGCGATGATGATCTGCTGGATCTGGCTGGTGCCTTCGTACAGGCGGAAGATACGGACATCGCGATAGAAGCGCTCGATGCCATAGTCAGACACATAGCCCGCCCCGCCAAATACCTGCACGGCGCGATCCGCCACGCGGCCACACGCCTCCGTGGCGAACAGTTTCGTCGATGAGGCGAGCAGGGTGACATCCTCGCCCGCATCGCGGCGGCGCGCAGCATCCATGATCATGCATTCAGCCGCATAGGTCTCGGCCTGGCTGTCGGCAATCATGGCCTGGATCATCTGGTGATTCATGATCGCCGTGCCGAACTGTTTCCGCTCCAGCGCATAATTCACCATTTCGCGAATCAGGCGCTTGGAGACGCCGGTCGCCACGGCGGAGATGTGCAGGCGGCCCTTGTCCAGCACGCTCATCGCCACCTTGAAGCCTTCACCTTCCTTGCCAACCATATTCTCGACCGGCACGCGCGCATCCTCGAAGATCACATCACAGATATGCGCGCCCTGCTGGCCCATCTTCTTTTCCGGCACGCCCACGGAAACCCCCGGCGTATCGCGCTCCACGATGAAGGCCGAGACGCCTTTCGGCCCGGGCGTATCCGGATCCGTGCGCGCCATCACGGTGAACAGGTCGGCCTTGTTGGCATTGGTGATGTAGCGCTTGGTGCCATTCAGAACGTAGTGGTCGCCATCACGGATGGCCTTGGTCGTCAGGCTGCCGGCATCCGATCCGGCCTCCGGCTCGGTCAGCGCGAAACTGGCGATCAGGTCGCCCGAGGCAATGCCCGGAAGCCACTTTTCCTTCTGCGCATCGGTGCCGAACAGAACCAGCGCCTGGCTGCCAATGCCGATATTCGTGCCGGCAACGCTGCGGAAGGCCGGGGACGTCTCGCCCAGCTCCATCGCAACCAGCGCCTCGGTCTCCATGTCCAGCGCCAGGCCGCCATATTCCTCCGGTACCGCAATGCCGAACAGGCCGAGATTCTTCATCTCGTCCACCACGTCCTGCGGAACTTCGTCTTCCTCGCCTACCTGAGCCTCGATGGGCACGCATTTCTCGGTCACGAAGCGGCGGACCTGCTCGATCAGCGCCGCGCGGATTTCGGCATCGAATGCCATACGATTTCCTCCGGTGAATGGTCTTGTGAGCCCAATCTATGCCCCAACGGCACGCTTGTCGAAGGGTGACTGTGCGGTATCGTGCCCCATAAAAACAGCAGGGAGGCGGAATGACCGCACACACAATCCAATCCGGGGAGTTTGCCGGCTGGCAGACCTGGCCCGACGAGCCCTTCGAACATGATGCGGCCGGTCCGTTCTATTTCAGGATCGACGAACAGGGCCCCGTCGCGGCCTTTCGGGCCCAGCGCAAGCACATGAATGCCGGCGGCGTCATGCATGGCGGCTGCCTGATGTCCTTTGCGGATTTCTCCCTGTTCGCCATCGCGCATGACGGGATGGAAGGCGAATATGGCGTCACCGTCGCCTTCACCTCCGAATTTCTCGATGGCGCGCTGGAAGGCGAATACATCCAGGCGCGCGGCGAGGTGCTCCGCCAGGGCCGCTCCCTCACCTTTGTGCGCGGCATCGTCACGGCGAATGACCGCCCGGTCCTGAACTTTTCCGGCACGATCAAGAAGCGAAAGAAGAAGACATGAGCCACCCGCCCTA is a window from the Hyphomonas sp. genome containing:
- a CDS encoding serine hydrolase, coding for MFEHDLTDPHEVGLNAERLEAIPAYFQRNYLDTGKLPCMATLVSRGGEVALEDYSGTTHIGEGEPIGPHTIFRIYSMTKPVTSLAAMMLFEEGKLRLDHEVARYIPEFADVQVFESGNREDYTTRAPDRAMTLLDLFTHTSGITYGFLMQDEPDAIYRKEKIGAPTETLLEMSKRIAGLPLAFSPGTRWGYGHSIDVLGAIVEIVSGQPLDDFFRERIFGPLGMNDTDFWVPEDKIDRLMACYNKHPITGEITLSDAAGKESKLYSQRPKLLNAGGGLASTVRDYHRFCLMLMRGGTLDGERIISPKTWEFMRQNHLPDGQTIKAMGDKTFSEARMEGNGFGLGGSVLVDPVASMQPSSQGNFSWGGLASTFFWIDPVEEMIAIQATQMIPSGTYPIRPQLQQLVYAAVDW
- a CDS encoding DUF3253 domain-containing protein; protein product: MSDEHSNPVREAILDVTAACGAGKTVAPEIAAKAVSEKNFQRVLKDVRAEAVRLHKAGIVLIYRKGKPVDDPDTFKGVYRLGLPAA
- a CDS encoding coniferyl aldehyde dehydrogenase; this encodes MALDSVAGTGMSSILSRQKAAHIRDGIPSAAKRIEWIDKSIDLLVTHGDALAEAMREDFGHRSVDQSNLTDIAGSIGALKFSKKHVAKWMRPEKRKVEFPLGLLGSRAQIQYQPKGVVGVISPWNFPVNLTFAPLAGVFAAGNRAMIKPSEFTEATSELMKSLLAQYYDEEEVAVVTGGPDVGAEFSKLAFDHMIFTGATSIAHHVMRAAADNLVPLTLELGGKSPVVLGRSADMQKAASRIMAGKTLNAGQICLAPDYAFVPQEKTQEFVGAATKAVETMFPTGMKDNDDYTSVVNQRHYDRIMSYIEEARDKGAEVVEINPAGENFSQQPHRKIPPHIIVNPDDDLKVMQDEIFGPILPIKSYGETRDAVNYINAHDRPLGLYYFGEDASEKEFVLNNTTSGGVTVNDVIFHVAQEDLPFGGVGPSGMGSYHGRDGFMEFSHKKAVYTQTGSEMLAMMRPPYGDKFRGQVKGRIKR
- a CDS encoding DUF3291 domain-containing protein, whose protein sequence is MENEFVRVFMAILPRIFSDADSYEGLHWHTHGVRRPCGAWYGMEAAFPYPADISAPDVCTMAGWKSVEALRDFTYNGRTHPPGMRRLSSQLDRSAGAGFVLWWAKRGERFTLQDGWDRLQSLRQNGPTDHAFSLDNLIAKPVAA
- a CDS encoding PaaI family thioesterase, giving the protein MTAHTIQSGEFAGWQTWPDEPFEHDAAGPFYFRIDEQGPVAAFRAQRKHMNAGGVMHGGCLMSFADFSLFAIAHDGMEGEYGVTVAFTSEFLDGALEGEYIQARGEVLRQGRSLTFVRGIVTANDRPVLNFSGTIKKRKKKT
- a CDS encoding acyl-CoA dehydrogenase family protein → MAFDAEIRAALIEQVRRFVTEKCVPIEAQVGEEDEVPQDVVDEMKNLGLFGIAVPEEYGGLALDMETEALVAMELGETSPAFRSVAGTNIGIGSQALVLFGTDAQKEKWLPGIASGDLIASFALTEPEAGSDAGSLTTKAIRDGDHYVLNGTKRYITNANKADLFTVMARTDPDTPGPKGVSAFIVERDTPGVSVGVPEKKMGQQGAHICDVIFEDARVPVENMVGKEGEGFKVAMSVLDKGRLHISAVATGVSKRLIREMVNYALERKQFGTAIMNHQMIQAMIADSQAETYAAECMIMDAARRRDAGEDVTLLASSTKLFATEACGRVADRAVQVFGGAGYVSDYGIERFYRDVRIFRLYEGTSQIQQIIIARELAKAAKAGRL
- a CDS encoding enoyl-CoA hydratase/isomerase encodes the protein MAYTKISYELKGDIAIIAFNDPSTLNACGVDTAQELLHAFEVAADEARCTILTGEGRGFCSGANLGPGQLNVKLSHEGSKPDAGRALTTHYNPLMQAIREHPHPVITAVNGPAAGVGCSLALVGDIIVCAKSAYFLQAFRRIGLVPDGGSTWLLARTIGRPRAMEMALFGEKVPAEKALEWGMVNRVVEDDALMSTAMEMAETLATGPTVALSLARDLMWKACESDFDEAIYDERIAQRTAGRTDDFKEGVSAFLQKRKADFKGK
- a CDS encoding phosphoglycerate mutase family protein, whose translation is MQTRRVLLGALAASLLAACASSPAPDAQTIYLVRHAEKASGDDPQLTLVGRARAEILAAELADADLAAIYSTNTRRTMETAAPTARATGLTVLPYDGNNLETFANMLRATPGNILVVGHSNTTPALVKALGGKPGTPIVEATEYDRLYVLTANGRRYRTELRRYGN